The Cyanobacterium sp. T60_A2020_053 genome includes the window TGGGGAAGCAGAGGAAGGATTATAATTCATAATTCATAATTCATAATTCATAATTCATTCAACCTTTGCCCTTTTAACTTTGCCCTTTTAACCCATTGTCCATTATTGAACATATTTACCAAGAATATCTGCAATGGGAGGCACAGCTTGGGTAATTTCTTCTTCCAAGGTATTACGCACTTTTTGATAAGTAGCTTTGACGATTTTATTATGAGCTTTGGCAATTTTAGCATCAGTAACACTCAAAATTGTTTCTGCAGTTAAAGAAGAATTATTTTTTAAATAAGCAACGGGAGCATTTTCACTCAAACCCTTTTCCCACAAAGGGTCTAATGCTTTGGATGTAGCTGATAAAAGATTGAGAGTTGCTCGATACGCATAATCAGCGCCCAGCGCCCGAATCCCTGCATAGAGAGTTTTAAATAATACTCCAGTCATGCCTTTTTTGCCGTTAACTTGATTTTCCATTACCTGCACACATTCTCGGGCAATATCTGATTGTATGTGTTTCGCTTCGATTTGCTCACTTAATTTCATGTCAAAGGCTTTTTTTTTTTTACAACATCGATTAAAAATTATAAAGCTCATGGCGCTGTTTGCAATAACATTATTATTTAGGGATTGATGAAAAAGTCCAATGGTGAGGTAAAGGGAAAAGGGCAAGGGGCAAAGGGCAAAGGTTTAAAGGCTTATGAATTAAAGATTTTAGCTAAATAGTTATTTTTCATTTTAATTGATGACACGTCCTAACTTACATAGGGTAATATAGAGCAAAAATGTCCCACAGGTCCAGCGCCCTCCCCCACATCCAAAGCGTATTCTAACGCCATAGTAACGTAATCCTTGGCATAGGCAATGGCGTTAATTAAATCATACCCCAAGGCTAAATGGGCAGTAATGGCAGCGCCGAGGGTGCATCCCGTGCCGTGAGTATTTTTGGTAACCACTGGAGGGCGCTGTAAAAGAGTAAACCTATCACCATCAAAAAACACATCAGCGCCCTTCAACGTACCAGATAAACCGCCACCTTTCACCAAAACGTTTTTGACACCCAAATTATAGATAATCTCCGCAGAACGCTTCATATCATCAATGCCGTTAATGGTAACACCACTCAATAATTGAGCCTCAAAAATATTAGGAGTCACTAACAACCCTTGGGGAATGAGAAGATTTCGTAAAGAAGCCACCGCCTCATCATCAATTAATTGATCACCACCACGGGAGACCATCACAGGATCAACTACAATATTATTATTGTGCCATCCTTGTAAACATTGAGCCACCGTCTCGATGATACCTTGATTTAAGAGCATTCCAGTTTTCAGCGCCCTTACCTCCATATCAGCCGTTACGGTGTCAAATTGAGCCTTCACCATGTCAGGGGATACCGCCATCACCGCCGTAACAGTGGCAGTATTTTGAGCCGTAATACAGGTGATGACACTAGCACCATGCACCCGATGAAAAGCAAAAGTTTTCAAATCCGCTTGTATTCCAGCGCCCCCCCCACTATCAGAACCAGCAATGGTTAACGCAACTACACTTTTCATCCTTTTTACCTTTTTTCTTGTAGTGTTTTTCTTGTATATCGGACTAGAAGCCTGATTGTTAAACTATTGAGATTATTGTTGGGTTACGCTTTGGCTAACCCAACCTACTAACTACTTTAAATTTACCTTTGCCATTTGATTACAGCGCCCCTGCTGCCGTTTGATCAAACACACCACCCAAATGATTAGTAAGATTAATTGCTTGTAATACAGGCATTCCATCTTTGCCGTGGGGATAATCAATCACCGTTACCGCACCGTTACCCTGTTTGATATTCCAAAAATTACTAGCTTGTAACCCTAATAAATAACAAATAATTACTTTATTGATGGCATCATGGGCAACTACAATGCCTGTTTTATTGGCACTGCTGAGATTCTCCGCAACAATTTCCAACCACGCTTTAACCGCGCGTTGCCACACTTGCTCTAAATTCTCACCCTCTGGCATCTGTACCGTTTCTGGTGCATCTTTCCACTGTTGCAATAAGCCGGGATACTCTGCCTCGATTTCCGCTTCTAATTTGCCTTCCCATAAGCCATGGGAAATTTCTTCTAAGTCTTTTTTAATGGTTAAATTAACGTGAGGATGGGCTTCTAAAATGATTTCGGCGGTTTCTTTGGGGCGAGAAAGGGGGCTGGTGACACCAAAATCAATGGTCACATCTTGGAGAAAATCCCTTGCTTTTTGCGCCTGCGCTTTACCGTTTTCATTGAGGGGAATATCTTTAACCCCTTGAAATCTTGACATTCTATTCCATTCCGTTTCGCCATGACGTACTAATAATAGTCTTAATATGGAGTTAGAATCGGGACGAAAATCGGGAATGGCTGCGCCGAGGTGCGCTGTTTGATTTAATGATTCTAGTTGCACGACATCGCCAAAATTACCTGTAAAATTGAGAACATTAATACAACAGTTTGATTGTTGAATACTATGATAACGACTCGGTGGCATGGCAAGGGCGCTCATAATTAAGCAACGATTGATGCCGTTGTGGGCGGTGATTAAAATGGTTTCTCCAGAATGTTTAGGGATGATGACGCGCCAAAATTCTTGCGCTTGGGCGTATAAATCCAAAATGGGGTAAAATTCCCTACCATTTTCTGTCATGGTTAATTGGTGGGGTTTTTCTTTCCACAATTTATATTTGTCGGGATATTCTCTAATGACATCTTCTTTTTGCCATTTTTCCCACAAAGGAAGGTTAATTTCTCTGAGTTTTTCTAAAATGGTTAAGGCTGGATTATTGGTATTGTGGACCTGAATAATTTTAGCGGTTTCTGTTGCCCTTTGTAAGGGGCTACTATAAATGTTGGCAAATTTAACATGGGCGAGGGTTTGTCCCAATTTTTCGGCTTGTTGTTTGCCTAATTCCGTGATTACTGATTCATCACAGCGCCCTTGAATCATTTTTTGTGCGTTATAGCTACTTTGACCATGACGAACAATAATTACACGAGTAGTCATTAGTATATATTTAATTTTAAAGGTAACGTTCGGTAATTATATCACTTTAAGCTAGTTTACATTTAAGCGGTGAGGTAAAGTGCAAAGGGTAACAACTCAAAATGCTTTGCCCTCACCCCCAACCCCTCTCCCACAGGAGAGGTGAGTAATATTGCTGAATTATTTGAGTAATTAAAATTACAGGCAAGGGGCGCACATCCCCTTGTTATCATAACTTTGACGAAAATATAATGGTGTTAAATTTTTAAGTCATAGCAACGGAAATTGTCCAAACATCCATTAGAAGTAGAAAAAAGGTAAAGAATAGTAGGAAAAAATACATCCATGGTTGGGCTAAAGGTCTAATATCGGTGGTATCAATGCCAGTTTGTTTGGTAACGATACCCACCATTTTGGCAAATCCAGCCACGCGCATGGGTAAAAGATAAGCTCTTTCTCCTTCTTTAGTAGTAAAGTAATATACCATGCCTCCTTGCCCTGTGGTACGCATTTTCAGCGCCCTCACCTCATGCCATGATAAACTCCAACCTTTGCGCCAAATAGGTTTGAACCAGTTGGGATAAGTTACAGTTATACCGATTTCGTCTAAAATTACTCTTTCTGTCATGACGGCATAAATCATCATACCGCCGAGGAGGAGGGCGCTGATAAATAACCATTGGGGTATGGCTACCCCTGTTTTTTGTGCTAAAAAGGGGAGGGGCGCTGTAAGCGCAACATATAAACTTAGTAAGGTTATCCTAATCAATGGGGATATTTTGAAAATAATTCGATTATTATTGATGGCAGTCATGATATTTTTGGCACTCTTACTTTGAGTATGATAAATTATTGGTTGGTATAGGGCAAAGGGCAACGGGCAAAGGGAATTGTTAATGTTATAAATGATAAGACTTGTCTTTTTAGAATATTATAAAGTTTATCAAATAAGCGTTTGAGCAATGATTTTCTATTAATTCATTATAACCACAGCAGAAAAGCTACATTTTTAGGTAATCTTACATTTATATTACCTTCAATGGAAAATTGATAATTCATAATTCTCAAAATGTCATTAGAAGAAGAAGTTAAGGAAATCGCCCAAACAGAAATACCAAAAAATCTCAAAAAATATAGTTTTTGGAGTGTATTTAGTTCTACTTTTATCACTATTTTTGTGGCTGAAATGGGGGATAAAACGCAACTTAGTACCCTTTTACTCTCAGCGCACTCCGCCTCACCTTGGGTAGTCTTCCTTGGGGCAAGTTTAGCCTTGATTGCCACCAGTTTGCTAGGAGTTTTATTGGGTTATTGGCTATCAAAAAGATTAACGCCTAAAATTCTTGATTTATCCTTATCTTTATTGCTTCTGTTGGTTGCGGGGGGATTAATTGGTGATATTCTTTAAAAGAATTTAGCCGTGGTTATGAAAAATTAATAATAAATAACAAACAAAACCCTCGATATATAATAGTTTTAGTATTTTAAAAATGCAATTGTTATAAATTTATCGTTGGCATTTCACCTAATACCTGATACCTAATACCTGACACCTTTCTTTAGAAATAATTTATCATACTCAAAGTAAGAGAGCCAGAATTTATTAGGGGAGATGGTGAGGTAATTGCCAAATTCCGTTAAAATTAAGAGTTGTTAAAACTACGGTTAAATAAATTTATATGGAAATCGGACAAAAAGTAAAAATTCGCCGTTTAAGAGAAAAAGTATCTTCTGAGTTTATCGAGAAAGCACAACAACAACAAACTGCAACTATCAAATCTTTTAAAATGACTGATGGTAGTGGTATTGGTGTTTTTGTTGAGTTTGCTGACTCCACAACTGGTTGGTTTTTTGAAGATGAAGTAGTGGTTGTAAAATAAGGTTTAAGCAAACAGTCTGAGGTTTTCGGTGTCGGTTTTAAGATGTTAGGCAAAATTTTTGATTTGAAAAATTGGTAAATTCATCATTACGGGGATAGAAAATAAGCCTCTGTTATTTTCTGGTAAAATGAACGGAAACGGTTTTAAATACTCATTATGACTATTACTTCTAAGCCTCCTCAATTATTAACTACTGTGGAGTTGTCTCCTAGCTTTAATCTACCTATTATTTTGGTGTTGGGGGCGCTAGGTTTGATGTTTATTCAGCCGGTGGTGGGCGCTGTTATTGCTTTATTTGGTTTGTTTTTAATGATTCAAGCTGTGTTAATTAAGCTCAAATTTACCCCTGTTACTTTGGAAGTATATCGAGGTGATAAGCTAATTAGAAGTTTTCCTTATCAGCAATGGCAAAATTGGGAGATTTTTTGGCAACCTCTGCCAATTTTATTTTATTTTAAAGAGGTTAATAGTATTCATTTTTTACCGATTATTTTTGAACCTAAAACCTTAAAAGATTGTTTAGAAAAATGTTTTCCTAAAAATAACTGAAATTACCTTGATAACTTTAGTCAATGAGGGATTTGTCAAAGAATAAATAGTTTAAAATCCTGTCTTTTAAGACATGAGAAAATTTAATTTAACGGTATTCCAAGCTATGTTTAAATTTACTTTTATACTTTTGACTACCGGCTACTTTAATTCAATTTCTATATTAAAATTCAAGTAAAAAAATCAAAAAAGTAATTATGTCAGAGATAGATAAGCAGAAAAAAAAGACAGAAAATTTCATTAACGATACTTTTGATGATGATGATTTGTGGGCGCTACAATCTGATGATACCAGCGCCCCTCGCCCTGTGGAAAATTGGTCTGATTTAGCGGAAAAAGCAGAAATAGTTACCGCAGAAATTATTAAAGAAGACGAAGTAAAACCCACAGAAGATAATGATTATGAGCAAGATATTAACGATAAATTAGCTCAATTTAACTTGATTCTTGAAGATGAAGAAGAAACTCCTTTAAGCATCGAAAATGAAGAACAAGAAGAAATCACAAATACAGTTTTAGAAACGTCACAACAACAATTAGATATATCATTAGCTGAAGATAACATAGAAGAAATATCTACGGAAGAAGTCCCCATAATTGAAGATAAAATTATTAATAACTGTATAGAAAATGAATCTAATTCAAACAATCAAAAAGAAGAACTAAGTAGAGATATTGAAAAATTAATAAGCCAAAAAAATAGCTTATTAAAACAACAAGCAGAAATGCAAGAAAACTTGAGTTTATTAGTCAAAGAAGGTCTAAAAGAATTAGCAGAAAAAAAACAAAACTTAGAAATTACCATCCAAAAATTAGAACGGCGCAAAGAAAGAATAGAACAAGAAATGAAAACTACTTTTTCGGGGGTATCTCAAGATTTAGCCATCAGAGTGCAAGGTTTTAAAGATTATTTAGTGGGCAGTTTACAAGATTTAGCCGTAGCCGCCGAACAATTAGAATTAACTACAGGTAAAACAGAATCATGGGAACAACCTATGACTGTTAGCAATCAAACCAAGAAAGAAAATCCAGCGCCCTCCTTCGTAGATA containing:
- the thiD gene encoding bifunctional hydroxymethylpyrimidine kinase/phosphomethylpyrimidine kinase, which produces MKSVVALTIAGSDSGGGAGIQADLKTFAFHRVHGASVITCITAQNTATVTAVMAVSPDMVKAQFDTVTADMEVRALKTGMLLNQGIIETVAQCLQGWHNNNIVVDPVMVSRGGDQLIDDEAVASLRNLLIPQGLLVTPNIFEAQLLSGVTINGIDDMKRSAEIIYNLGVKNVLVKGGGLSGTLKGADVFFDGDRFTLLQRPPVVTKNTHGTGCTLGAAITAHLALGYDLINAIAYAKDYVTMALEYALDVGEGAGPVGHFCSILPYVS
- a CDS encoding histidine phosphatase family protein, whose amino-acid sequence is MTTRVIIVRHGQSSYNAQKMIQGRCDESVITELGKQQAEKLGQTLAHVKFANIYSSPLQRATETAKIIQVHNTNNPALTILEKLREINLPLWEKWQKEDVIREYPDKYKLWKEKPHQLTMTENGREFYPILDLYAQAQEFWRVIIPKHSGETILITAHNGINRCLIMSALAMPPSRYHSIQQSNCCINVLNFTGNFGDVVQLESLNQTAHLGAAIPDFRPDSNSILRLLLVRHGETEWNRMSRFQGVKDIPLNENGKAQAQKARDFLQDVTIDFGVTSPLSRPKETAEIILEAHPHVNLTIKKDLEEISHGLWEGKLEAEIEAEYPGLLQQWKDAPETVQMPEGENLEQVWQRAVKAWLEIVAENLSSANKTGIVVAHDAINKVIICYLLGLQASNFWNIKQGNGAVTVIDYPHGKDGMPVLQAINLTNHLGGVFDQTAAGAL
- a CDS encoding TMEM165/GDT1 family protein, yielding MSLEEEVKEIAQTEIPKNLKKYSFWSVFSSTFITIFVAEMGDKTQLSTLLLSAHSASPWVVFLGASLALIATSLLGVLLGYWLSKRLTPKILDLSLSLLLLLVAGGLIGDIL
- a CDS encoding DUF2862 domain-containing protein, giving the protein MEIGQKVKIRRLREKVSSEFIEKAQQQQTATIKSFKMTDGSGIGVFVEFADSTTGWFFEDEVVVVK
- a CDS encoding DUF3119 family protein, with protein sequence MTITSKPPQLLTTVELSPSFNLPIILVLGALGLMFIQPVVGAVIALFGLFLMIQAVLIKLKFTPVTLEVYRGDKLIRSFPYQQWQNWEIFWQPLPILFYFKEVNSIHFLPIIFEPKTLKDCLEKCFPKNN
- a CDS encoding DUF3086 domain-containing protein, translating into MSEIDKQKKKTENFINDTFDDDDLWALQSDDTSAPRPVENWSDLAEKAEIVTAEIIKEDEVKPTEDNDYEQDINDKLAQFNLILEDEEETPLSIENEEQEEITNTVLETSQQQLDISLAEDNIEEISTEEVPIIEDKIINNCIENESNSNNQKEELSRDIEKLISQKNSLLKQQAEMQENLSLLVKEGLKELAEKKQNLEITIQKLERRKERIEQEMKTTFSGVSQDLAIRVQGFKDYLVGSLQDLAVAAEQLELTTGKTESWEQPMTVSNQTKKENPAPSFVDKSFQEETKIIRSLLDQYRTRPDYYGQPWQLRRTFEPIHAERVANWFFSQGGKGTIKGMTSRLQNILVASAIISILSYLYGDRSRVLILADTPEKLGEWRRGLQDCLGISRSDFGPNRGVVLFETAEALCQKADRLTSEKDLPLVIMDQNEDKVSLSLLQFPLWLAFASEKPSSNYDYF